Proteins from a genomic interval of Microbacterium imperiale:
- a CDS encoding sensor histidine kinase, protein MNSHASRSPSVASPAALAREVVATSWYIAVSIVFFTASALAVWGLWVLVATRRLGAPLLTVGYAVGAAVVLAATIVLLARYRRDGDVSDADRVPRLRRFASWPVALGIVGAVVVGVTTLSFLFGASVLATVLCLVRWGPGIRWRGVVLVEIALVVLWFAERARLDAAVPGAGSMGFALATFGIALPGAIALSLWSWDVVLELNRARAIESRLAATQERLRLAGELHDLQGHHLQVIALQLELAERMLPRDPDAAAEQIRLARASVDAARTGTRELAGRFRGVPLPDELANAVDLLRAAGLRVRSDVAADAVLAPADILGPVVRECTTNVLKHGGGTWAELSLARDGAFWRMSVANDRGAESTLGSGAGLEGIAHRVGVVGGDLKTHRDPDRFTVVVTVPAAPGREGGASAGFTPEVPGERDTFFRPEAPSEGMPR, encoded by the coding sequence GTGAACAGCCACGCGTCCCGCAGCCCGTCGGTGGCCAGCCCCGCCGCGCTCGCCCGCGAGGTCGTGGCCACCTCGTGGTACATCGCCGTCTCGATCGTGTTCTTCACGGCATCCGCTCTGGCCGTGTGGGGTCTGTGGGTGCTCGTGGCGACGCGGCGCCTCGGTGCACCGCTTCTCACCGTGGGCTACGCGGTGGGCGCCGCCGTCGTGCTCGCCGCGACGATCGTCCTGCTGGCGCGCTACCGGCGGGACGGCGACGTCAGCGACGCCGACCGGGTGCCTCGCCTGCGCCGCTTCGCATCGTGGCCCGTGGCACTCGGGATCGTCGGGGCGGTCGTGGTCGGTGTCACGACGCTGTCGTTCCTCTTCGGCGCGTCGGTGCTGGCGACCGTGCTGTGCCTCGTGCGCTGGGGCCCCGGCATCCGGTGGCGGGGCGTCGTGCTCGTCGAGATCGCCCTGGTCGTGCTCTGGTTCGCCGAACGCGCGCGGCTCGACGCGGCCGTGCCGGGAGCCGGGTCGATGGGGTTCGCGCTCGCGACCTTCGGCATCGCGCTGCCCGGCGCCATCGCGCTGTCGCTGTGGTCGTGGGACGTCGTGCTCGAGCTCAACCGCGCCCGCGCCATCGAGTCGCGTCTCGCCGCGACGCAGGAGCGCCTGCGCCTCGCCGGCGAGCTGCACGACCTGCAGGGTCATCACCTGCAGGTCATCGCGCTGCAGCTCGAGCTCGCCGAGCGGATGCTCCCGCGTGACCCGGATGCCGCGGCCGAGCAGATCCGCCTCGCTCGCGCGTCCGTCGACGCGGCGCGCACCGGCACGCGCGAGCTCGCCGGGCGGTTCCGCGGCGTGCCCCTGCCCGACGAGCTCGCGAACGCTGTCGACCTGCTGCGCGCCGCGGGACTGCGCGTGCGATCGGACGTCGCCGCCGACGCGGTGCTGGCGCCCGCCGACATCCTCGGTCCCGTCGTGCGCGAATGCACGACGAACGTGCTCAAGCACGGCGGCGGCACCTGGGCCGAGCTGAGCCTGGCGCGGGACGGCGCGTTCTGGCGGATGAGCGTCGCCAACGATCGGGGTGCGGAGTCGACGCTCGGCTCCGGCGCCGGCCTCGAAGGCATCGCCCACCGCGTCGGCGTGGTCGGCGGCGACCTGAAGACCCATCGCGACCCCGACCGCTTCACCGTGGTGGTGACGGTTCCCGCGGCTCCGGGGCGCGAAGGCGGCGCATCTGCCGGGTTCACGCCGGAGGTTCCCGGCGAACGCGACACCTTCTTCCGCCCCGAGGCGCCGAGTGAGGGGATGCCGCGATGA
- a CDS encoding small multidrug efflux protein: MSNPFSDLVLGFQDLVTQMPDLLRPVIVALAGAVPFIEGEGAAAIGIVGGIHPAVAAVAGAIGNFLCVAVVVLVASRVRTAVTTRGGAAEKPKAARNEKFQKAYHRYGTPGVSLLGPLLLPTQFTAAALTATGVPPRRVLAWQGAAIILWTTLITLFITGVLYIAL, translated from the coding sequence ATGTCCAACCCGTTCTCCGACCTCGTCCTCGGCTTCCAAGACCTCGTCACGCAGATGCCCGATCTCCTCCGCCCCGTGATCGTCGCCCTCGCCGGCGCCGTCCCCTTCATCGAGGGCGAGGGCGCCGCCGCGATCGGCATCGTCGGCGGCATCCATCCGGCCGTCGCGGCCGTGGCCGGCGCGATCGGCAACTTCCTGTGCGTCGCGGTCGTGGTGCTGGTGGCCTCGCGCGTGCGCACCGCCGTCACCACGCGGGGCGGCGCCGCCGAGAAGCCGAAGGCCGCGCGCAACGAGAAGTTCCAGAAGGCCTACCACCGGTACGGCACGCCGGGCGTCAGCCTGCTCGGACCGCTGCTGCTGCCGACGCAGTTCACGGCGGCGGCGCTGACGGCGACCGGGGTGCCGCCGCGTCGCGTGCTCGCGTGGCAGGGGGCGGCGATCATCCTGTGGACCACGCTGATCACGCTGTTCATCACGGGTGTGCTCTACATCGCCCTCTGA
- a CDS encoding COG1470 family protein, translating into MFRSRSRRAALPAAGAVAVLVALAVGEATLLPAAAVTPPASTAVLTEAAEPPAVEWGVVPADDAGPDGRVSLRHVVDPGATVSDAIAVTNHSAESAVFAVATGDGVVGADGAFDVRTDDPAAGGAWVRVDGLDGGALPLAAGETRVLPVTIAVPADATPGDHPAGIVVGLSTEEAGVTLTHRVGVRVHLQVSGEITPALRVDAATASFTPSWVPFAAGTLTVEYRVTNTGNVRFGASAAADASGPLGLLPAEGRGEAFELLPGGTATQRIEVPLAPLFFAAGEVTVTPVSLGDDRVPLPEAASAGFSTPAVPWSSVAVVVLGAGLIALVAMLVVRGRGRTQRRIDAAIAADRATR; encoded by the coding sequence ATGTTCCGCTCTCGTTCCCGTCGCGCCGCGCTGCCTGCAGCCGGCGCTGTCGCCGTCCTGGTCGCGCTCGCCGTCGGCGAGGCGACCCTGCTTCCCGCTGCGGCCGTCACGCCACCGGCATCAACGGCTGTGCTCACCGAGGCGGCCGAGCCGCCCGCCGTCGAGTGGGGTGTCGTCCCGGCCGACGACGCCGGACCCGACGGTCGGGTGTCGCTCCGCCATGTCGTCGACCCCGGTGCAACCGTCAGCGACGCCATCGCGGTCACGAACCACTCCGCCGAGAGCGCCGTCTTCGCCGTCGCCACCGGTGACGGCGTCGTGGGTGCGGACGGCGCCTTCGACGTCCGTACCGACGACCCCGCCGCGGGTGGCGCCTGGGTGCGCGTCGACGGCCTCGACGGCGGTGCGCTGCCGCTTGCGGCGGGGGAGACCCGGGTGCTGCCGGTGACCATCGCCGTGCCCGCCGATGCGACGCCGGGCGATCATCCCGCCGGAATCGTCGTCGGACTCTCGACCGAGGAGGCCGGGGTGACCCTGACGCACCGCGTGGGAGTGCGCGTGCACCTGCAGGTGTCGGGCGAGATCACCCCCGCGCTGCGGGTCGACGCCGCGACCGCGAGCTTCACGCCCTCCTGGGTCCCGTTCGCCGCGGGCACCCTGACGGTCGAATACCGCGTCACCAACACCGGAAACGTGCGCTTCGGTGCGAGCGCGGCCGCCGACGCATCGGGTCCGCTCGGGCTGCTCCCCGCCGAAGGCCGCGGCGAGGCGTTCGAGCTGCTGCCCGGCGGCACCGCGACGCAGCGCATCGAGGTGCCGCTCGCTCCGCTGTTCTTCGCCGCCGGCGAGGTCACCGTCACCCCGGTGTCACTCGGCGACGACCGGGTGCCGCTGCCCGAGGCGGCATCCGCGGGGTTCTCGACTCCGGCCGTGCCGTGGTCGTCGGTCGCCGTCGTGGTGCTCGGTGCGGGACTCATCGCGCTCGTCGCGATGCTCGTCGTGCGCGGCCGCGGGCGCACGCAGCGTCGCATCGACGCGGCCATCGCCGCCGACCGCGCCACTCGCTGA
- a CDS encoding long-chain-fatty-acid--CoA ligase encodes MSALESRPWLSAYAEGVPAEIDEVTQTLPEMIAASVAEHGPRVALEFFGATTTYRELGESIDRAAEGLRRIGVTAGDRVAIVLPNCPQHVVAFYAALRLGAIVVEHNPLYTARELRHQFEDHGARFAIVWDKIVDTIADFPTDLRVERIISVDVTEALPRGKRMLLRLPIAKARASRAQLTAKPRTKDALPWSKLLDRRRISDRVAGPTLDDTALLQYTSGTTGLPKGAVLTHRNLRANAMQGRAWVPGLTPGDETFYGVLPLFHAYGMTLCLTFAMSMGAKLVLFPKFDVGLLADAARTSPPTFLPAVPPIYDQLARAAARGTIDLSRTRFAISGAMSLPVATVARWEEATGGLLVEGYGMTESSPVALGNPIGPSRRPGTVGVPFPSTEIRVVDPDDPSVDRGPGEEGELLLRGPQVFSGYWRRPTETADVLLPGGWLRTGDIAVVSPDGFVTIVDRLKELIITGGFNVSPSEVEDTLHAHPDVEGAAVVAAPRSSGGEEVVAAVVLREGAELDVEGLRDFCRTRLAAYKVPRRIVAVDELPRSLIGKVLRRQVREQLLAD; translated from the coding sequence ATGAGCGCGCTCGAGTCCCGCCCGTGGCTGTCGGCCTATGCCGAGGGTGTCCCCGCCGAGATCGACGAGGTGACCCAGACCCTGCCCGAGATGATCGCCGCGAGCGTGGCCGAGCACGGTCCGCGCGTGGCTCTCGAGTTCTTCGGCGCCACGACGACCTACCGCGAGCTGGGCGAGAGCATCGACCGCGCCGCCGAAGGGCTGCGCCGGATCGGTGTGACCGCCGGCGACCGCGTCGCGATCGTGCTGCCCAACTGCCCGCAGCACGTCGTCGCGTTCTACGCCGCGCTGCGGCTGGGCGCGATCGTCGTCGAGCACAACCCGCTCTACACGGCGCGCGAGCTGCGCCACCAGTTCGAGGACCACGGCGCCCGCTTCGCGATCGTCTGGGACAAGATCGTCGACACCATCGCCGACTTCCCCACCGATCTGCGGGTCGAGCGCATCATCAGCGTCGACGTCACCGAGGCGCTGCCGCGCGGCAAGCGGATGCTGCTGCGCCTGCCGATCGCGAAGGCCCGGGCCTCGCGGGCGCAGCTGACGGCGAAGCCCCGCACGAAGGACGCGCTGCCCTGGTCGAAGCTGCTCGATCGGCGCCGCATCTCCGACCGCGTCGCGGGCCCGACCCTCGACGACACCGCCCTGCTGCAGTACACCAGCGGCACGACGGGGCTCCCGAAGGGCGCCGTCCTGACCCATCGCAACCTGCGCGCCAATGCGATGCAGGGTCGGGCCTGGGTGCCGGGCCTGACGCCGGGCGACGAGACCTTCTACGGCGTGCTCCCCCTGTTCCACGCCTACGGCATGACGCTGTGCCTGACGTTCGCGATGAGCATGGGCGCCAAGCTCGTGTTGTTCCCGAAGTTCGACGTCGGCCTGCTGGCCGATGCCGCCCGTACGAGCCCGCCCACCTTCCTGCCGGCGGTGCCGCCGATCTACGATCAGCTGGCGCGCGCCGCGGCCCGAGGCACGATCGACCTCTCGCGCACCCGGTTCGCCATCTCGGGAGCGATGAGCCTGCCCGTGGCCACGGTGGCGCGGTGGGAGGAGGCGACCGGCGGCCTGCTCGTCGAGGGCTACGGGATGACCGAGTCCTCGCCCGTCGCGCTCGGCAACCCCATCGGCCCGTCGCGGCGCCCGGGCACGGTCGGCGTACCGTTCCCGAGCACCGAGATCCGCGTCGTCGACCCCGACGACCCCTCCGTCGACCGCGGACCCGGCGAGGAGGGCGAGCTGCTGCTGCGCGGCCCGCAGGTCTTCTCCGGCTACTGGCGGCGACCGACCGAGACGGCCGATGTCCTCCTGCCGGGCGGCTGGCTGCGCACGGGAGACATCGCGGTGGTCTCGCCCGACGGCTTCGTGACGATCGTCGACCGCCTGAAGGAGCTCATCATCACGGGCGGGTTCAACGTCTCCCCGAGCGAGGTCGAGGACACCCTGCACGCCCACCCGGATGTCGAGGGCGCCGCCGTCGTGGCCGCACCGCGCAGTTCGGGCGGCGAGGAGGTCGTCGCAGCCGTCGTGCTGCGCGAGGGCGCCGAGCTCGATGTCGAGGGGCTGCGCGACTTCTGCCGCACCCGCCTCGCCGCGTACAAGGTGCCCCGCCGGATCGTCGCGGTCGACGAGCTGCCGCGCTCGCTCATCGGCAAGGTGCTGCGCCGTCAGGTGCGCGAGCAGCTGCTCGCCGACTGA
- a CDS encoding FAD-dependent oxidoreductase, which yields MTPLWKTAPPAVTAAPLEAGRRHDVVIVGAGLTGLATALELVRSGMDVAVVERGAVGELASGSNTGKISLLQGTTLSSLRRHHPESLVRAYVEANRDGFEWVTRAADELGVPTTERTAYTHAAGAEGVAAVTEEYRAAREAGLEVRLADADELASGPVRMVSAVALDRQRAIDPMSLLTALAAAFVAAGGRLHPHTAVTRVRVLPRPRVDTDAGPLFADRVVLATGTPILDRGLSFAKVSGMRSACVSFELEGEMPGGMYLSADSPTRSLRTVGPADGPTGRPQLIVGGAGHPVGRADSERAMLDELAAWARETFPVGAETHRWSAQDYTSHNLVPFIGAMPRSLGRVRFATGYAKWGLTNAPAAALRIASELRGEKMREKPTWMTVIGTRLTVPADLARGVAENAKIGAVAARGWAEALTRSTPVPRPAEGSGIVARSHGLPAGVSTVGGKTRAVSAVCPHLGGVLEWNDLECTWDCPLHASRFAPDGTRIEGPAATGLRRLG from the coding sequence ATGACGCCGCTCTGGAAGACCGCCCCGCCCGCCGTCACCGCCGCCCCGCTCGAAGCGGGGCGGCGGCACGACGTCGTCATCGTGGGCGCCGGACTCACCGGTCTGGCCACGGCCCTCGAGCTGGTCCGATCCGGCATGGATGTCGCCGTCGTCGAGCGCGGCGCCGTCGGCGAGCTCGCCTCGGGGTCGAACACCGGCAAGATCTCCCTGCTGCAGGGCACGACGCTCTCGTCGCTGCGGCGCCACCACCCGGAGTCCCTCGTGCGCGCCTACGTCGAGGCCAATCGCGACGGGTTCGAGTGGGTCACGCGCGCCGCCGACGAGCTCGGCGTCCCGACGACCGAGCGCACCGCGTACACGCACGCCGCCGGTGCGGAAGGCGTGGCCGCGGTGACCGAGGAGTACCGGGCGGCCCGTGAGGCGGGGCTCGAGGTGCGGCTGGCCGACGCCGACGAGCTCGCCTCGGGTCCCGTCCGCATGGTGAGCGCCGTCGCGCTCGACCGTCAGCGCGCGATCGACCCGATGAGCCTGTTGACGGCACTCGCGGCGGCGTTCGTCGCGGCCGGCGGGCGCCTGCACCCGCACACCGCCGTGACCCGCGTGCGCGTGCTGCCCCGACCCCGGGTCGACACCGACGCCGGCCCCCTGTTCGCCGACCGGGTGGTGCTCGCGACCGGCACCCCGATCCTCGACCGCGGCCTCTCGTTCGCGAAGGTCAGCGGCATGCGTTCCGCGTGCGTGTCGTTCGAGCTCGAGGGCGAGATGCCGGGCGGCATGTACCTTTCGGCCGACAGCCCGACCCGCTCGCTGCGCACCGTCGGCCCGGCGGACGGCCCGACCGGACGGCCGCAGCTGATCGTCGGGGGAGCGGGGCATCCCGTCGGACGGGCCGACAGCGAGCGGGCGATGCTCGACGAGCTCGCCGCCTGGGCCCGGGAGACGTTCCCCGTCGGCGCCGAGACCCACCGGTGGTCGGCGCAGGACTACACCTCGCACAACCTCGTGCCCTTCATCGGGGCGATGCCGCGCTCCCTCGGCCGTGTGCGCTTCGCGACCGGCTACGCCAAGTGGGGACTCACCAACGCGCCCGCCGCCGCGCTGCGCATCGCCAGCGAGCTGCGCGGCGAGAAGATGCGCGAGAAGCCGACCTGGATGACGGTCATCGGGACGCGCCTCACCGTTCCGGCCGACCTCGCGCGCGGCGTCGCGGAGAACGCGAAGATCGGCGCCGTCGCGGCACGCGGCTGGGCGGAGGCCCTCACCCGCTCGACACCGGTGCCGCGTCCGGCGGAAGGCTCGGGCATCGTGGCTCGCAGCCACGGGCTGCCCGCGGGAGTGTCGACGGTGGGTGGCAAGACGCGCGCCGTCAGCGCCGTCTGCCCGCACCTGGGCGGGGTGCTCGAGTGGAACGACCTCGAGTGCACGTGGGACTGCCCGCTGCACGCCTCGCGGTTCGCCCCCGACGGCACGCGCATCGAAGGACCCGCCGCGACGGGGCTGCGGCGCCTGGGCTGA
- a CDS encoding acyl-CoA dehydrogenase family protein has translation MSTDAHRDDLLPGESVTSYDVTGRRDTDYYGIFADIPAADRAAWDRARAFVDEVGTRMQHAWDTATYPVDLVRRMGELDLYVDGVEHAALTRISPLGAGLVNMEISRGDGSLGTILAVQGGLSVRTLALYGSPAQQERWLRPLATGEVLGSFALTEPDHGSDSVSLETVARREGDEWVLRGTKKWIGNGASGGIAFVWARVDDEGDELHGAVRCFLVEQDRPGYTGTVITGKASLRGIHQAHIALRDVRLPLDAVLEGTRSFRDASTVLYATRSGVAWSALGHATACYEAALQYAMQRVQFGRPLARSQMVQERLAQMLDELTAMQLYCRRLAELETSGGLRPTQASLAKYHNTRAARRIAQTARDLLGGNGILLENGVMQHMADIEAIHTYEGTESVQALLLGRDITGVGAFT, from the coding sequence ATGAGCACTGATGCCCACCGCGATGATCTCCTGCCCGGCGAGAGCGTGACGTCCTATGACGTCACCGGCCGTCGCGACACCGACTACTACGGCATCTTCGCCGACATCCCCGCCGCCGATCGCGCCGCGTGGGATCGTGCCCGCGCGTTCGTCGACGAGGTCGGCACCCGGATGCAGCACGCCTGGGACACCGCGACCTACCCGGTCGATCTGGTGCGACGAATGGGCGAGCTCGACCTCTACGTCGACGGCGTCGAGCACGCTGCACTGACGCGCATCTCACCGCTCGGCGCGGGACTGGTGAACATGGAGATCTCGCGCGGCGACGGTTCGCTCGGCACGATCCTCGCGGTGCAGGGCGGCCTCTCGGTGCGCACGCTCGCGCTGTACGGCTCACCGGCGCAGCAGGAGCGCTGGCTGCGGCCCCTCGCGACCGGCGAGGTGCTCGGCAGCTTCGCCCTCACCGAGCCCGACCACGGATCCGACTCGGTCTCGCTCGAGACCGTCGCCCGGCGCGAGGGCGACGAGTGGGTACTGCGCGGCACCAAGAAGTGGATCGGCAACGGCGCCTCGGGCGGCATCGCGTTCGTGTGGGCGCGCGTCGACGACGAGGGCGACGAACTGCACGGCGCCGTGCGCTGCTTCCTCGTCGAGCAGGACCGACCGGGGTACACCGGCACCGTGATCACGGGCAAGGCGTCGCTGCGCGGCATCCATCAGGCCCACATCGCCCTGCGGGATGTCCGCCTGCCGCTCGACGCCGTGCTCGAGGGCACCCGGTCGTTCCGCGACGCCTCGACCGTTCTCTACGCCACGCGATCCGGAGTGGCGTGGTCGGCGCTCGGTCACGCCACCGCCTGCTACGAGGCTGCGCTGCAGTACGCGATGCAGCGGGTGCAGTTCGGCCGCCCGCTGGCACGCTCGCAGATGGTGCAGGAGCGGCTGGCCCAGATGCTCGACGAGCTCACCGCGATGCAGCTGTACTGCCGCCGCCTCGCCGAGCTCGAGACCTCCGGCGGCCTGCGCCCGACGCAGGCCTCGCTCGCGAAGTACCACAACACCCGGGCTGCGCGCCGGATCGCGCAGACCGCGCGCGACCTGCTCGGCGGCAACGGCATCCTGCTCGAGAACGGGGTCATGCAGCACATGGCCGATATCGAGGCGATCCACACCTACGAGGGCACCGAGAGCGTGCAGGCGCTGCTGCTCGGCCGCGACATCACCGGCGTCGGCGCCTTCACCTGA
- a CDS encoding TetR/AcrR family transcriptional regulator — MTDASRTAGDAVVAAAVELFAQKGYDQTSVDDIARAAGLSRSTFFRQYGGKDDVVFADHEVVLGTLRAVFDAPHDSPWRAVCAAALAAFDHFAGDLDLARRRYHVVRGIPALRDREIVTVFRYERLFADHLRERSPGLDPVDAVAFGAAVTAVHNHVLRRLIRDEPGVSRATLARALDDLLHRFGVHPDGEAPAADDLVVAVFPRRMPLAEVTRRLRSDLP; from the coding sequence ATGACCGACGCTTCCCGCACCGCCGGAGACGCGGTCGTCGCCGCCGCGGTCGAGCTGTTCGCCCAAAAGGGGTACGACCAGACCTCGGTCGATGACATCGCCCGTGCGGCGGGCCTGTCGCGATCGACCTTCTTCCGGCAGTACGGCGGCAAGGACGACGTGGTGTTCGCCGACCATGAGGTCGTGCTCGGCACGCTGCGCGCGGTGTTCGACGCACCCCACGACAGTCCCTGGCGCGCCGTGTGCGCGGCGGCCCTCGCGGCGTTCGACCATTTCGCGGGCGACCTCGACCTGGCCCGCCGGCGGTACCACGTCGTGCGCGGCATCCCGGCCCTGCGCGACCGCGAGATCGTGACGGTGTTCCGCTACGAGCGCCTCTTCGCCGACCACCTGCGCGAACGCTCACCCGGGCTCGACCCCGTCGACGCCGTCGCGTTCGGGGCCGCCGTGACCGCGGTGCACAACCACGTGCTGCGCCGGCTGATCCGCGACGAGCCGGGCGTCTCGCGAGCGACGCTCGCCCGCGCGCTCGACGACCTTTTGCACCGGTTCGGCGTGCACCCCGACGGCGAGGCTCCCGCCGCGGACGACCTCGTCGTCGCGGTCTTCCCCCGCCGGATGCCGCTCGCCGAGGTCACCCGCCGGCTCCGCTCCGACCTACCCTGA
- a CDS encoding alkaline phosphatase, whose product MPRRAHTRACALTATSVVAGLVVAAVPAVAATADDAAPATPKNIIMLISDGAGYNQFDAASLYESGTSAHQVSVDPATGAIAHAPATPGQVYETWPVQVAQSHYSASGRAEYVTEKAWGDFGWVASGATDSAAAGTALGTGVKTNNGMLGITPGGDELLTVGQQAQAVGKKVGLVTSVPFNHATPAGFIAHNADRNDYQGLATEMIDSGVDVLMGGGHPLYTDAHQPREANWTWISQNDYERVSTGATPYSFVDDKAEFEALAAGTAVPDKVFGLAQVAETLQYNRPGLANDEVLPHTDPANDVADLDTLALGALNVLDKGDEGFFLMVEGGAVDWAGHANQTTRVIEEQMAFNDSVEAVTAWVEKNSSWDETLVIVTADHETGYLAGAGAGPEAGWTPMTGAAGQLPDLTWHSGGHTNALVPLFAKGAGAEVLDARADQRDLVRGAYLDNTAIGETIFDFLGHGERSSADAVALEATVAGQQADGALSLSVAGSGERVAFSGSGADLDATLPLVTVADTRNEVRAQGRGWTLAGSASEFVAGNRTLEAKNLAWTPRIVRSESGAAAGGRATLEAPATLAAADRTSRLGSTVVGADLDLSIPAEAAGGRYGSEITLTLFAQD is encoded by the coding sequence ATGCCTCGGAGAGCGCACACGCGCGCCTGCGCACTGACCGCCACGAGCGTCGTCGCCGGACTGGTCGTCGCCGCGGTTCCCGCCGTCGCGGCCACCGCCGATGACGCCGCCCCGGCCACCCCGAAGAACATCATCATGCTGATCTCGGACGGCGCCGGCTACAACCAGTTCGACGCCGCCAGCCTGTACGAGAGCGGCACGAGCGCGCACCAGGTGAGCGTCGATCCCGCCACCGGCGCGATCGCCCACGCGCCGGCGACGCCCGGGCAGGTGTACGAGACCTGGCCCGTGCAGGTCGCCCAGTCGCACTACTCGGCCTCGGGTCGCGCCGAGTACGTCACCGAGAAGGCCTGGGGCGACTTCGGCTGGGTCGCCTCCGGGGCCACCGATTCGGCCGCGGCCGGCACCGCGCTCGGCACGGGCGTGAAGACGAACAACGGAATGCTCGGCATCACCCCGGGCGGCGACGAGCTGCTCACTGTCGGGCAGCAGGCGCAGGCCGTCGGCAAGAAGGTCGGCCTGGTCACGTCGGTGCCGTTCAACCACGCCACCCCCGCCGGCTTCATCGCCCACAACGCCGACCGCAACGACTACCAGGGTCTCGCGACCGAGATGATCGACAGCGGCGTGGACGTCCTCATGGGCGGCGGCCACCCCCTGTACACCGACGCGCACCAGCCCCGCGAGGCCAACTGGACCTGGATCTCGCAGAACGATTACGAGCGGGTCTCGACCGGCGCGACGCCGTACAGCTTCGTCGACGACAAGGCCGAGTTCGAGGCGCTCGCCGCCGGCACGGCCGTGCCCGACAAGGTGTTCGGGCTCGCGCAGGTCGCCGAGACGCTGCAGTACAACCGCCCCGGGCTCGCCAACGACGAGGTGCTGCCCCACACCGATCCCGCCAACGACGTCGCCGACCTCGACACGCTCGCGCTCGGCGCGTTGAACGTGCTCGACAAGGGCGACGAGGGCTTCTTCCTGATGGTCGAGGGCGGCGCCGTCGACTGGGCCGGTCACGCCAACCAGACCACGCGGGTGATCGAGGAGCAGATGGCCTTCAACGACTCGGTCGAGGCCGTCACGGCCTGGGTCGAGAAGAACAGCAGCTGGGACGAGACGCTCGTCATCGTCACCGCCGACCACGAGACCGGCTACCTCGCCGGTGCCGGTGCGGGTCCCGAGGCCGGCTGGACGCCCATGACGGGCGCCGCGGGCCAGCTGCCCGACCTCACGTGGCACTCGGGCGGTCACACCAACGCCCTCGTGCCGCTGTTCGCCAAGGGTGCCGGAGCCGAGGTCCTCGACGCGCGCGCCGACCAGCGGGACCTCGTGCGCGGTGCCTACCTCGACAACACCGCGATCGGCGAGACGATCTTCGACTTCCTCGGGCACGGCGAGCGCAGCTCCGCGGATGCCGTCGCGCTCGAGGCCACGGTGGCCGGTCAGCAGGCCGACGGCGCGCTGAGCCTGAGCGTCGCCGGTTCCGGTGAGCGCGTGGCCTTCTCGGGCTCGGGCGCCGACCTCGACGCCACGCTCCCGCTCGTGACGGTCGCCGATACCCGCAACGAGGTGCGCGCGCAGGGTCGCGGCTGGACGCTGGCCGGGTCGGCGAGCGAGTTCGTCGCCGGAAACCGCACCCTCGAGGCGAAGAACCTCGCCTGGACGCCGCGCATCGTGCGCTCGGAGTCCGGCGCCGCCGCGGGCGGACGGGCGACGCTCGAGGCTCCCGCGACGCTCGCCGCGGCCGACCGGACCTCGCGCCTGGGCTCGACCGTCGTCGGGGCCGACCTCGACCTGTCGATCCCGGCCGAGGCGGCCGGCGGTCGCTACGGCAGCGAGATCACCCTCACCCTGTTCGCGCAGGACTGA